One part of the Odontesthes bonariensis isolate fOdoBon6 chromosome 13, fOdoBon6.hap1, whole genome shotgun sequence genome encodes these proteins:
- the rom1b gene encoding rod outer segment membrane protein 1b, with protein MTLLKMKFNQQRRVRLAQGLWLMSWMAVMCGAFVFCLGVYLKIELLRRAEVMDNAEIHVVPNILIMVGLASIGTNWVATRVCQDSLDATRFPRWKVLLLPWFAVAALLCCLLVAVVVLSYALQGRLEESLKEGLRNGIRFYKDTDVPGRCFQKETIDRLQMDFRCCGNNNFKDWFEVQWVSNRYLDFTSQEVKDRIRSNVDRRYLLDGVPFSCCNPSSPRPCLRYHLTDNHAHFNYDYQGEELNLHPRGCRKALVDYYMGLLNSTGPGVLSVILIQMSVFLSLRYLQTAVEGALDLENPEDESEGYILEKGVKETFEDVKLQILGLLKFGQVDPTEEAPVDEDAEKAASPSPDS; from the exons ATGACGCTGTTGAAGATGAAGTTCAACCAGCAGAGACGGGTGCGGCTGGCGCAGGGCCTGTGGCTGATGTCCTGGATGGCAGTGATGTGTGGGGCCTTCGTCTTTTGTCTGGGGGTTTACCTCAAGATAGAGCTTCTTCGTAGGGCTGAG GTGATGGACAACGCAGAGATTCATGTGGTGCCCAACATCTTGATAATGGTGGGCTTGGCCTCCATCGGCACCAACTGGGTTGCCACTCGGGTGTGTCAGGACTCCCTGGATGCAACCCGCTTCCCCCGCTGGAAAGTTCTCCTGCTACCCTGGTTTGCTGTAGCCGCATTGCTGTGTTGTCTGCTCGTGGCAGTGGTGGTGCTCAGCTACGCCCTGCAGGGACGCCTGGAAGAGTCACTGAAG GAGGGCCTGAGGAATGGCATCCGCTTCTACAAGGACACAGACGTGCCTGGCCGCTGTTTCCAAAAAGAGACCATTGATCGTCTGCAGATGGACTTTCGCTGTTGCGGAAACAACAACTTCAAAGACTGGTTCGAGGTTCAGTGGGTCAGCAACAGATATCTGGATTTCACCTCCCAGGAAGTCAAAGA TCGCATCCGAAGTAACGTGGACCGCCGTTACCTGTTGGATGGCGTTCCTTTCAGCTGCTGTAACCCTTCCTCCCCTCGGCCCTGCCTGCGGTACCACCTGACAGACAACCATGCCCACTTTAACTACGACTACCAGGGCGAGGAGCTCAACCTGCACCCCCGCGGCTGTAGGAAGGCTCTGGTCGACTACTACATGGGCTTGTTGAATTCAACTGGTCCTGGTGTGCTGTCAGTCATCTTAATTCAG ATGTCGGTGTTTCTGAGCCTGCGATACCTGCAGACGGCTGTGGAGGGAGCCCTGGATCTGGAGAATCCAGAGGATGAAAGTGAGGGTTATATCCTGGAGAAGGGTGTGAAGGAAACCTTTGAAGATGTCAAACTCCAGATCCTTGGTTTGCTAAAGTTTGGGCAGGTTGACCCCACTGAGGAGGCGCCTGTGGATGAAGATGCAGAGAAGGCTGCCTCCCCTAGTCCTGACAGCTAG
- the LOC142397329 gene encoding uncharacterized protein LOC142397329, which yields MLFDADHLQALQEENADLHQNLLQTVVCIESLEAELQRTRDELSHVKEKYKSLLQTHTGTKQANNLLGEHLHIASESLSSERKYLMNRVSQLGSELEEANRTIAALESINVPCLIKELLEKHLDSPDAIQNFLTTSPPTSQSHPPKVEEAGHDWLSKSEANSQRVTAFLPVKQGVPANKNEGSLSGQNESSYSPSFSVADISTAIYKKMAASYAARPQPVYPQSQQQPSQVTNHANAPLDLQQAHMGGDSWGGRGGLKVLLLEQDAGDVNSMSAQQLLDDFMQHLQTHKEAGGGKEQQTGQE from the exons GGCGCTGCAAGAGGAAAATGCTGATCTTCACCAGAACTTGTTGCAGACGGTGGTTTGCATTGAAAGCCTGGAGGCAGAGTTGCAGAGGACCAGGGACGAGCTCAGTCATGTCAAGGAGAAGTATAAAAG CCTTCTGCAGACACACACTGGAACCAAGCAGGCCAATAACCTCCTGGGGGAGCACTTGCACATAGCT TCGGAGAGCCTGAGCAGTGAAAGAAAATACCTGATGAATCGAGTTTCACAGCTGGGCTCAGAGCTGGAGGAGGCCAACAGGACCATTGCAGCTCTGGAGAGCATTAAT GTACCATGTTTGATAAAAGAGTTACTGGAGAAGCACTTGGATTCGCCTGACGCCATACAGAACTTTCTCACAACCTCTCCTCCAACCAGCCAGTCCCATCCTCCTAAAGTGGAGGAGGCAGGACATGACTGGTTGAGCAAATCAGAGGCAAACTCACAGAGGGTCACTGCCTTCCTGCCAGTTAAACAAGGTGTACCAGCAAATAAAAACGAGGGCAGTCTCTCGGGCCAAAATGAGTCGAGCTACAGCCCATCCTTCTCTGTGGCTGACATCAGCACTGCTATCTATAAAAAAATGGCAGCCAGTTATGCTGCCAGACCACAGCCTGTTTACCCCCAAAGCCAGCAGCAGCCCTCTCAGGTCACTAACCATGCAAACGCCCCTCTAGACCTCCAGCAGGCCCACATGGGTGGTGACAGCtggggagggaggggagggTTAAAGGTGCTGCTTTTGGAGCAGGATGCTGGGGATGTGAACTCCATGTCAGCCCAGCAGCTACTGGATGATTTCATGCAGCATCTGCAGACACACAAGGAAGCAGGTGGAGGGAAGGAGCAGCAGACTGGGCAGGAGTAG